In Zingiber officinale cultivar Zhangliang chromosome 3B, Zo_v1.1, whole genome shotgun sequence, a single window of DNA contains:
- the LOC122056649 gene encoding transcription factor bHLH140-like — translation MPGDPTIHHTSDLRGSDGTSEGVSSLVVILVGAPGSGKSTFCDDVMAAARRPWVRVCQDVVANGKQGTKSQCITSASAALEEGKSVFIDRCNLEQEQRADFVRLRKVQVDVHAVVLDLPAQLCISRSVKRTGHEGKLQGGRAAMVVNRMLQKKELPNLSEGFCRITFCQNESDVKEAVKTYSQLGPSDILSAGVFGQKTKEAKVQLGIMKFLKKIDKLDFDASGKDSTPVGNLPHDTASIQTSVTSTCSMELEKNKEDLRNSNSNCPSQRSLIGDSSMDFVHTLAFPSISTADFQFDLKLASEIIVDCVSDFLQRFDNIRLVLVDLSEKSKILSLVRERSANKHIDSSKFFTFVGDITQLHTRGNLRCNVIANAANWRLKPGGGGVNAAIFKVAGESLQTATKKCADILSPGSSVVVPLPSNSPLHSRERVTHVIHVVGPNMNPQRPNCLNNDYVEGCKVLRNAYSSLFANFASILENQSKTDSKRRVSAISDTHEEGTTITSSPDSDQMVKQEAQSNPDRNKKSKVFATSGASKDKNIVMNDGHGHTPCNENIGNLTSSASLGDAVDKNRRHAEVTKRSWGAWAQALHEIALNPEKHQNVVMEKSDDYVVLNDMYPKAKKHVLVVSRLQGLDSLSDVRKEHLSLLKAMHSAGLKWTRMFLKEDASLMFRLGYHAVPSMRQLHLHVISQDFDSPRLQNKKHWNSFNTSFFRDSTDLIQEIEKHGVANINDDESLLKMELRCHRCRSAHPNIPRLKSHIALCKASLPASLLDNDRLVSASPKG, via the exons ATGCCGGGCGATCCGACCATCCACCACACTTCCGATCTCCGAGGCAGCGACGGGACATCGGAGGGGGTCAGTTCCCTCGTTGTCATCCTGGTGGGCGCCCCTGGGAGCGGCAAGTCTACCTTCTGCGACGACGTCATGGCCGCCGCGCGCCGCCCCTGGGTCCGCGTCTGCCAA GACGTCGTTGCAAATGGTAAGCAGGGGACAAAGTCACAGTGCATAACGAGTGCATCTGCTGCACTAGAAGAGGGTAAGAGTGTATTTATTGACAGGTGTAACCTTGAACAAGAGCAACGAGCTGATTTTGTTAGACTTCGTAAAGTGCAAGTAGATGTGCACGCAGTTGTTCTTGATCTTCCTGCCCAGCTGTGCATTTCACGTTCAGTAAAACGGACTGGGCATGAGGGAAAGCTACAAGGTGGAAGAGCTGCTATGGTTGTCAACCGTATGTTACAAAAGAAAGAGTTACCAAATCTAAGTGAAGGATTCTGTCGAATTACATTTTGTCAAAATGAAAGTGATGTCAAAGAGGCTGTTAAAACATACAGTCAACTTGGCCCATCAGATATCCTTTCAGCTGGAGTTTTTGGACAGAAAACTAAGGAAGCAAAAGTCCAGCTTGGGATAATGAAGTTTTTGAAGAAAATTGATAAACTGGATTTTGATGCCTCAGGCAAAGATTCAACACCTGTTGGAAATCTCCCCCATGATACTGCTTCGATTCAAACTTCTGTTACTAGTACATGCTCAATGGAActagaaaaaaataaagaggacCTGAGAAATTCAAATTCTAACTGCCCGTCGCAGAGATCTCTCATTGGTGATAGTTCCATGGACTTTgttcatactttagctttcccATCCATCTCGACAGCTGATTTTCAGTTTGACCTTAAGTTGGCTTCTGAAATCATAGTTGACTGTGTTTCTGATTTTTTGCAAAGATTTGACAATATTAGGCTTGTTCTTGTCGACCTCAGTGAAAAATCAAAGATTTTGTCCTTGGTTAGAGAAAGGTCTGCAAATAAACACATTGACTCAAGTAAGTTCTTCACATTCGTTGGAGATATTACACAGCTGCATACAAGAGGAAACTTGAGATGCAATGTAATAGCCAATGCTGCCAACtg GCGGCTGAAACCTGGTGGTGGAGGTGTCAATGCAGCAATATTTAAAGTAGCTGGGGAATCCCTTCAAACTGCAACAAAGAAATGTGCTGACATTCTCAGTCCTGGAAGCTCTGTAGTTGTTCCTCTTCCATCTAACTCGCCACTTCACTCAAGAGAAAGGGTGACTCATGTAATTCATGTTGTTGGGCCAAACATGAATCCACAAAGGCCGAATTGTCTGAACAATGACTATGTTGAAGGTTGCAAAGTACTCCGTAATGCTTATTCATCACTTTTCGCAAACTTCGCTTCCATATTGGAGAACCAAAGCAAGACTGATAGCAAGCGACGTGTGAGTGCAATTTCTGATACTCATGAGGAAGGAACTACCATCACATCCTCTCCAGATAGTGATCAAATGGTCAAGCAAGAAGCCCAATCTAATCCTGACAGAAACAAAAAATCAAAGGTTTTTGCAACTAGTGGTGCTTCCAAGGACAAAAATATTGTCATGAATGATGGTCATGGTCATACTCCATGCAATGAAAACATTGGCAACTTAACGAGCAGTGCTTCTCTAGGTGATGCGGTGGACAAGAACAGAAGGCATGCCGAAGTTACAAAAAGGTCTTGGGGTGCTTGGGCACAAGCACTTCATGAAATTGCCCTGAACCCCGAGAAGCACCAGAATGTTGTAATGGAGAAATCAGATGACTATGTTGTTCTAAATGATATGTATCCCAAG GCGAAGAAACATGTCCTGGTTGTATCGAGATTGCAAGGACTTGATTCTCTTTCAGATGTTCGCAAAGAACATCTTTCTTTGTTGAAGGCAATGCATTCTGCTGGGCTGAAATGGACTCGGATGTTCTTAAAGGAGGATGCTTCTTTGATGTTTAGACTTGGATATCACGCG GTTCCGTCAATGCGGCAACTTCATCTTCACGTCATAAGCCAAGATTTTGATTCTCCACGATTGCAAAACAAGAAACACTGGAACTCTTTCAACACTTCATTCTTCCGCGACTCAACCGATTTGATCCAAGAAATCGAGAAGCACGGAGTGGCCAATATAAATGACGATGAGAGTCTGTTGAAAATGGAGCTGCGCTGCCACAGATGTCGAAGCGCACATCCCAATATCCCGAGACTCAAGTCGCACATAGCTCTCTGCAAGGCTTCCCTTCCTGCTTCACTTCTCGACAATGATCGACTTGTATCTGCATCGCCAAAAGGTTAA
- the LOC122056650 gene encoding PHD finger protein ALFIN-LIKE 1-like, giving the protein MDLGSAPRTVEDIFKDYSGRRAGIVRALTHDVDEFYAQCDPDRENLCLYGHSNDSWEVNLPAEEVPPELPEPALGINFARDGMERRDWLSLIALHSDSWLLSVAFYLGARLNRNDRKRLFSMINEHPTVFEVVSDRRQSREKSGIDSGSKSKLSKRSSDGPIKSNSKIANEGSYDEDDDEHSETLCGACGGSYSADEFWIACDVCERWFHGKCVKVTPAKAESIKQYKCPRCSSKKARQ; this is encoded by the exons atggATCTCGGCTCCGCCCCCCGCACTGTCGAGGACATCTTCAAGGACTACAGCGGCCGCCGCGCCGGTATCGTCCGAGCTCTGACCCACG ATGTCGACGAGTTCTACGCCCAATGCGATCCTG ATAGGGAGAATTTGTGCCTGTACGGGCATTCCAACGACTCGTGGGAGGTGAACCTCCCGGCGGAAGAGGTCCCTCCGGAGCTTCCGGAGCCGGCTCTCGGCATCAACTTCGCTAGGGACGGGATGGAGCGTAGGGACTGGCTCTCGCTCATCGCCCTGCACAGCGATTCCTGGCTCTTGTCTGTTGCCTTCTATCTTGGGGCGCGCCTCAACCGGAACGATAG GAAACGCTTGTTCAGCATGATCAATGAACATCCGACTGTCTTCGAAGTGGTGTCCGACAGGCGGCAATCAAGAGAAAAGTCTGGTATTGACAGTGGTAGTAAATCTAAACTCTCAAAG AGATCGAGTGATGGACCGATAAAAAGCAACTCAAAGATAGCTAATGAGGGCAGCTacgatgaagatgatgatgaacacAGCGAAACCCTTTGTGGTGCATGTGGTGGAAGTTACAGTGCAGACGAGTTTTGGATTGCATGCGATGTATGTGAAAGGTGGTTTCATGGCAAGTGTGTGAAGGTAACTCCTGCCAAAGCCGAGAGCATAAAGCAATACAAGTGCCCCCGTTGCAGTTCAAAGAAAGCAAGGCAGTGA
- the LOC122056651 gene encoding uncharacterized protein LOC122056651, whose protein sequence is MAIGGALRNTLRLVSARCLCSLPLLSRSKGSCFSSFPITSTSALAPSFFIGNQQRSNFQKEFFSTSTGGSTPFGNMTETRFPKRRPGTKPRKKRASLRPRGPYAWVQYVPGEPIPRSRPNEGSVQGRNRKKRIRQRKAFILSEKKKRKAQYAAFRKKRDVERIQRKMAAVAREKDWAERLIELQNLEEKKKAAATA, encoded by the exons ATGGCTATCGGCGGTGCTTTAAGGAACACCCTTCGCCTGGTCTCTGCTCGATGTCTCTGCTCGCTTCCGCTGCTGTCGCGCAGTAAAGgttcttgtttttcttcttttccaATTACTTCCACCAGCGCACTTGCTCCGAGTTTTTTCATCGGGAACCAACAGAGATCGAACTTCCAAAAGGAGTTTTTTTCAACTTCGACGGGTGGGTCTACACCTTTTGGCAACATGACTGAAACAAGATTTCCAAAGAGGAGGCCAGGGACGAAGCCTCGAAAGAAAAGGGCAAGCCTTAGACCTCGAG GCCCTTATGCTTGGGTACAATATGTGCCTGGAGAACCAATTCCCAGAAGTAGACCAAATGAAGGCAGTGTGCAGGGAAGGAACAGGAAGAAGCGCATCAGGCAACGGAAGGCGTTTATATTG TCTGAAAAGAAGAAGCGCAAAGCTCAATATGCTGCATTTAGGAAAAAGAGGGATGTCGAGAGGATTCAAAGGAAAATGGCTGCAGTGGCCAGGGAGAAAGATTGGGCTGAAAGGTTGATAGAACTACAGAATCTTGAGGAGAAGAAAAAGGCTGCTGCAACGGCTTGA